From Leptospira langatensis, the proteins below share one genomic window:
- the ggt gene encoding gamma-glutamyltransferase, producing the protein MLLSFSIFFLLFLGSCKKNVLLIEGREVSTQNLVAPKFGKDPNSLFAESKKIMISTDSREASKIGLEIYKKGGNAVDVAIASSFAVSVTRPQSTGIGGGGFLVFHNGKTGKSYAFDFRERAPFSASRNMYKGKPKEESLLGYKSVGVPGTVAGLVLIQRKFGKLPLKEVILPSIKLAEEGFPIYPDLAEAIQESEEDMSPGMKKIFLPKGKIPEAGEILVQKDLGKTLRMISETGDTEFYQGKIAKALAEEVSSRGGAIHLQDLQKYKVKEGQPLEIEYRGHTIRTMFPPSSGVHLLTMLKMLETKELHSLYDFSQSDYYHFLAEVMRRGYSDRAVLGGDPGFTKIPVSTLLTSEYAKEKIGDFNPEKATPSSTYLSRLNLKAESPQTTHISVVDAEGNAVSTTQSVNYRFGAAVILDGYGFVLNDTMDDFSRSPGEPNVYGLIGAEANSIQPGKTPLSSMSPTIVLKNGEVFLVTGAPGGSYIVNAVLQSILFNVDLHLTLYESVARGRIHHQFFPDALSMEGPATDTATFNQLKAKKHDIRLGNNYAKLFSVKRENGVLYGAADPRGDGIPLGE; encoded by the coding sequence ATCCTTCTTTCCTTTTCTATTTTCTTCCTTCTATTCCTAGGTTCTTGTAAGAAGAATGTTCTTCTCATCGAAGGGAGGGAAGTTTCTACTCAGAATCTGGTCGCTCCCAAATTCGGAAAGGATCCGAATTCACTCTTTGCAGAATCCAAGAAGATCATGATCTCTACCGATTCCAGGGAAGCGTCTAAGATCGGATTAGAAATCTATAAGAAAGGGGGGAATGCGGTAGATGTGGCAATCGCTTCTTCCTTTGCAGTCTCCGTTACTCGTCCTCAATCTACCGGGATTGGAGGCGGAGGATTCTTAGTCTTTCATAATGGAAAGACTGGCAAGTCGTATGCATTCGATTTCAGGGAAAGGGCTCCCTTCTCCGCGAGTCGGAATATGTACAAAGGAAAGCCTAAGGAAGAATCCCTACTCGGCTATAAATCCGTAGGAGTTCCCGGAACCGTTGCGGGTCTTGTTCTTATCCAAAGGAAGTTCGGTAAACTTCCCCTTAAGGAAGTTATCCTTCCCTCCATTAAACTTGCAGAGGAAGGGTTCCCTATCTATCCGGATCTCGCGGAAGCGATCCAAGAATCAGAAGAGGACATGAGTCCCGGAATGAAAAAGATCTTTCTTCCTAAAGGAAAGATCCCGGAAGCGGGGGAGATCTTAGTCCAGAAAGATTTAGGAAAGACCCTACGAATGATCTCCGAGACGGGAGATACCGAATTCTACCAAGGAAAGATCGCAAAGGCATTAGCCGAAGAGGTAAGTTCTCGGGGAGGAGCCATCCATCTCCAGGACCTGCAAAAGTATAAAGTAAAAGAAGGACAGCCTTTAGAGATAGAATATAGAGGACATACGATCCGAACGATGTTCCCTCCTTCTTCCGGAGTTCATCTGCTTACCATGCTGAAAATGCTCGAGACAAAGGAACTCCACTCTCTGTATGATTTCTCCCAAAGCGATTATTATCATTTTCTAGCTGAGGTTATGAGAAGAGGATATTCGGACCGGGCAGTTCTGGGTGGAGATCCGGGTTTTACAAAGATCCCGGTTTCCACTCTTCTCACTTCCGAGTATGCAAAGGAGAAGATTGGAGATTTTAATCCGGAAAAGGCGACTCCTAGTTCTACGTACTTAAGCAGATTGAATCTAAAGGCCGAATCTCCTCAAACCACTCATATTTCCGTCGTGGATGCGGAGGGAAACGCTGTCTCTACGACTCAATCCGTAAACTATAGGTTTGGAGCGGCAGTCATCTTGGACGGATACGGTTTCGTTCTGAACGATACTATGGATGATTTCAGTCGTTCTCCGGGAGAACCGAATGTGTATGGTCTTATCGGTGCGGAAGCAAATTCTATCCAACCGGGCAAGACTCCTTTGAGTTCCATGTCTCCAACAATCGTTCTAAAGAATGGAGAGGTGTTTTTAGTAACCGGCGCTCCCGGTGGTTCTTATATCGTAAACGCCGTGCTCCAATCCATTCTATTCAACGTTGATCTGCATCTTACCTTGTATGAGTCTGTGGCTAGGGGAAGGATACATCATCAGTTCTTTCCGGATGCGCTTTCAATGGAAGGGCCTGCTACTGACACGGCTACATTCAATCAACTCAAGGCCAAAAAGCATGATATTCGGCTTGGGAACAATTACGCAAAATTATTCTCGGTAAAACGTGAAAACGGCGTTCTATACGGAGCCGCTGACCCAAGAGGGGATGGAATTCCTTTAGGGGAATAG
- the gshA gene encoding glutamate--cysteine ligase, whose amino-acid sequence MKRSISPSVCPNLRHAVKAKHGLEKESMRIFHDGRIATTPHPEGLGSSLTNHFIKTDFSEPQLEFATNPRPRIEAIVRELQDLHIFTTRHLKEEWIWPFSMPPILPKEDKDIPLGQYGHSFSGEWKTIYRNGLGLRYGRRMQTISGVHYNFSFSNLFLKQFLGKEISAFTKEEISELYLAVTRNFLRRVPEVMYLTGATPAFDETFLPVPSDFPFIKHKQHTYYAPYATSLRMSEIGYTSKVQDELPINYNSLKEYMNGMCYAVSTPYGPYEKHGGIPNQLNDYFLQIENEFYSPIRPKQVPKNDERPLDALKARGIQYLEIRCLDLVPESPTGVYKPSLGYIQMILLDGLLKDSPAIHQTEKVRQRENTRRVLWEGRKPGLTVLGDSGEEVDFISRAKEYTQSLLPIAEELDRHTGRMFYQETLKLMNARFEDPKLTPSGKMIDRIENEGWEFRDLGIHLAKENFRNQSQMELTPGKWNMFVKEVQKSIAEETKIEEAEKVKKNPTARICNH is encoded by the coding sequence ATGAAACGCAGTATCTCTCCTTCTGTCTGTCCAAATCTCCGCCATGCTGTAAAGGCAAAGCACGGATTGGAAAAGGAAAGCATGCGCATATTCCACGACGGAAGGATTGCGACGACTCCCCATCCGGAAGGATTGGGTTCGAGTCTTACGAATCATTTTATTAAGACGGATTTTTCCGAGCCTCAGTTGGAGTTTGCGACCAATCCAAGACCCAGGATCGAGGCGATCGTAAGAGAATTACAAGATTTGCATATATTCACTACCAGACATTTAAAGGAAGAATGGATCTGGCCTTTTAGTATGCCTCCTATTTTACCTAAGGAAGACAAGGACATACCACTCGGGCAGTATGGACATTCTTTTTCGGGAGAATGGAAGACCATCTATAGGAACGGCCTTGGATTACGGTATGGAAGAAGGATGCAGACCATCTCCGGTGTGCATTATAATTTTTCCTTCTCAAACCTGTTCTTAAAGCAATTCTTAGGAAAGGAGATCTCCGCTTTTACCAAAGAGGAGATCTCCGAGCTATATCTTGCCGTGACCCGGAATTTCCTTCGTAGAGTTCCGGAAGTTATGTATCTCACGGGAGCCACTCCTGCTTTCGATGAGACCTTCTTGCCTGTGCCTAGCGATTTCCCGTTCATTAAACATAAACAGCATACGTACTATGCCCCTTATGCGACTTCCTTGCGTATGAGTGAGATCGGATACACGAGTAAGGTCCAGGACGAGCTTCCTATCAATTATAATTCATTGAAGGAATACATGAATGGGATGTGTTATGCTGTAAGCACTCCGTACGGTCCCTACGAAAAACACGGTGGGATACCGAATCAGCTCAACGACTATTTCCTACAGATAGAGAATGAATTCTATTCTCCGATCCGTCCTAAACAAGTTCCTAAAAACGATGAGAGGCCTCTGGATGCTCTAAAGGCAAGAGGGATCCAATACTTGGAGATCCGATGTTTGGATCTTGTGCCGGAATCACCTACCGGAGTATATAAACCCAGTCTAGGTTATATCCAGATGATCCTGCTCGATGGACTCTTGAAAGATAGCCCGGCTATTCATCAGACAGAGAAGGTCCGACAGAGAGAAAATACGAGAAGAGTCCTTTGGGAAGGAAGAAAACCGGGGCTCACGGTGCTTGGAGATTCCGGAGAAGAAGTGGATTTCATTTCAAGAGCGAAAGAATATACGCAATCCCTTCTTCCTATTGCGGAAGAACTAGATCGTCATACTGGAAGGATGTTCTATCAAGAAACCTTAAAGTTAATGAACGCCAGATTCGAGGATCCGAAATTGACCCCTTCTGGAAAAATGATCGACCGGATCGAGAATGAGGGTTGGGAGTTTAGGGATCTGGGCATCCATCTTGCCAAAGAGAATTTTAGGAACCAATCCCAGATGGAACTCACTCCCGGTAAATGGAATATGTTTGTGAAAGAAGTCCAGAAATCCATAGCGGAAGAGACAAAGATCGAAGAAGCAGAGAAGGTTAAGAAAAACCCAACCGCAAGGATCTGCAATCATTGA
- the gshAB gene encoding bifunctional glutamate--cysteine ligase GshA/glutathione synthetase GshB: MQSLKYKLEKGEFLDPNEFLLKGFEDLEISTQIMIRDALNRGLEVEILERKSHFIRLSGNGKVRLIKEASKTELDSYMTFLVMENKTVTKRILEESNIEVPKGTSVPDILSGLEFLQNIEDRIMVVKPVTTNFGIGITILPMNSDISEQRKALELALSLSETAIIEEFAPGNEYRFLVIGEECVAVCNRIPANVKGDGKKTIRELIEEKNRDPRRGVGHVTPLEKIQLGETELSVLIQAGKSPDTIPNSEEIVFVRRNSNISTGGDSVDVTDLAHESYKRLAVEAAKAVDAKICGVDIIVEDLRTAGKYKILELNFNPVLYIHNYPYSGKNRKVGEKILDLLGF, from the coding sequence CTGCAATCATTGAAGTATAAATTAGAAAAAGGGGAGTTCCTGGACCCGAATGAGTTTTTACTCAAAGGATTCGAGGATCTGGAAATTTCCACGCAGATCATGATCCGGGACGCGCTCAATCGCGGTCTGGAAGTGGAGATCTTAGAGAGAAAGAGCCATTTTATCCGCTTAAGCGGTAATGGAAAAGTCCGGCTCATAAAGGAAGCCTCTAAAACTGAATTGGATTCTTATATGACTTTTTTGGTTATGGAGAATAAGACAGTTACCAAAAGAATATTAGAAGAATCAAATATAGAAGTTCCGAAAGGTACTAGTGTTCCCGATATTCTTTCCGGTCTGGAATTTTTGCAGAATATCGAGGATCGGATCATGGTGGTCAAACCAGTGACCACAAATTTCGGGATAGGGATCACCATTCTGCCTATGAATTCGGATATTTCCGAACAGAGAAAGGCTTTGGAACTTGCCCTTAGCCTTTCTGAAACTGCGATCATAGAAGAATTCGCTCCCGGTAACGAATATAGGTTCTTAGTGATCGGAGAGGAATGTGTGGCGGTTTGTAATCGGATCCCCGCAAACGTAAAAGGTGATGGGAAGAAGACGATCCGAGAGCTGATAGAAGAAAAGAACCGGGATCCCAGAAGAGGAGTGGGGCATGTAACCCCATTAGAAAAGATCCAGCTCGGCGAAACGGAACTTTCCGTCTTAATCCAGGCGGGAAAAAGTCCGGATACCATCCCTAATTCGGAGGAGATCGTTTTCGTTCGAAGGAATTCGAATATCAGCACTGGAGGGGACTCAGTGGATGTAACTGATCTTGCCCACGAATCGTACAAGAGATTGGCGGTCGAAGCGGCCAAGGCGGTGGACGCGAAGATCTGCGGCGTGGATATTATCGTAGAAGATCTGAGAACGGCAGGAAAATACAAGATCTTGGAATTGAATTTCAATCCTGTATTATATATTCATAATTATCCCTACTCCGGAAAGAATAGAAAGGTTGGGGAGAAGATCCTGGATCTTCTGGGATTCTAA
- a CDS encoding glutathione S-transferase N-terminal domain-containing protein, translating into MKLYHYYGCPYCAYVREEFSEMGLLEGKDYELVEASRGTPGRDEVVRLGGLSQVPFLVDGNIRMYESRDIVDYVRSRKKTELV; encoded by the coding sequence ATGAAGCTCTACCATTATTACGGCTGTCCTTATTGTGCGTATGTAAGAGAAGAATTCTCTGAAATGGGCTTATTAGAAGGAAAAGACTATGAATTGGTGGAAGCAAGCAGAGGAACCCCTGGGAGAGACGAAGTCGTTCGACTAGGGGGACTGAGCCAGGTTCCTTTTTTAGTGGATGGGAATATCCGGATGTACGAATCCAGAGATATAGTGGATTACGTTCGCTCCCGCAAGAAAACCGAACTAGTTTAG
- the grxD gene encoding Grx4 family monothiol glutaredoxin — protein sequence MEKTLHDKIEGLIGSEKVYLFMKGTPDAPMCGFSAGVTNVLRSLGVKYGSFNVLADQTVREGIKEFASWPTIPQLYVDGEFIGGHDIVVEMARSGELQKKLGN from the coding sequence ATGGAAAAAACACTACATGACAAGATCGAAGGATTGATCGGATCTGAAAAAGTATACTTATTCATGAAAGGAACGCCTGACGCTCCTATGTGCGGCTTCTCCGCCGGAGTAACTAACGTTTTAAGAAGTCTGGGAGTCAAGTATGGTTCTTTCAATGTTCTTGCCGACCAAACTGTCCGAGAAGGGATCAAGGAATTCGCAAGCTGGCCGACCATTCCTCAGCTTTATGTGGATGGAGAGTTCATCGGAGGTCACGATATCGTGGTCGAGATGGCAAGAAGCGGAGAACTCCAAAAGAAACTAGGCAACTAA
- a CDS encoding BolA/IbaG family iron-sulfur metabolism protein codes for MTVQEIKEKIQTGLPGSEVEILDPYKDGVHIKAIVKFSGFSGKSILEQHRMVYATLKDELKEEVHALGLETRVS; via the coding sequence ATGACCGTCCAAGAAATCAAAGAAAAGATCCAGACCGGACTCCCCGGCTCGGAGGTAGAGATCCTAGATCCTTACAAGGACGGTGTCCATATCAAGGCCATCGTAAAATTCTCCGGATTCTCCGGAAAATCGATTTTGGAACAACATAGAATGGTGTACGCCACTCTAAAAGATGAACTCAAAGAAGAAGTTCATGCATTGGGATTAGAAACGAGAGTATCATAA
- a CDS encoding BolA family protein: MPDASIEIESILRRELSPTVLEVVDFSAEHAGHSGNPTSSKRGTHIRVRIACSSFQGKSLLEQHRSVYSLLDPFLKKKGIHALELKTEEA; the protein is encoded by the coding sequence ATGCCGGATGCAAGTATTGAGATCGAATCCATTTTAAGAAGGGAACTTTCTCCCACAGTTTTGGAAGTAGTGGATTTTTCCGCAGAGCATGCGGGACATTCCGGCAATCCTACGAGTTCCAAACGAGGAACTCATATACGAGTTCGGATCGCATGCTCTTCCTTCCAGGGAAAATCACTCTTGGAACAACATAGGTCCGTATATTCTCTCTTGGATCCTTTTTTAAAGAAGAAGGGAATCCATGCACTGGAATTGAAGACGGAAGAAGCTTAA
- a CDS encoding ABC transporter permease yields MTFEEKYNAFSTIVRKETVRILRIWIQTLIPPGITISLYFLIFGKLIGSQIGDVGGHTYIQFIVPGLVMMSVILNAYNNVVSSFFGAKFGKNIEELLVSPTPAYLIVLGYSIGGVIRGVLVGAIVTVVSLFFTELRLYSVTIVVITVALSALMFSMGGFLNALYAKKFDDVTIIPTFILTPLTYLGGIFYSIKMLPESWQIVSKFNPILYMVNAFRYGFLGVSDIDPVEAIGLLILGTILLYSISVYLLSKGFGTRT; encoded by the coding sequence ATGACCTTCGAAGAAAAGTACAATGCATTTTCCACGATAGTTCGAAAGGAAACCGTTCGTATCCTTAGGATTTGGATCCAAACGCTGATCCCTCCTGGCATCACGATCTCTCTGTATTTTCTCATCTTCGGGAAATTGATCGGCTCCCAGATCGGGGACGTGGGTGGACATACTTATATCCAATTTATCGTTCCAGGACTCGTAATGATGTCCGTGATCTTGAATGCATACAATAATGTGGTCTCTTCCTTCTTCGGAGCTAAGTTCGGAAAGAATATTGAGGAACTCTTGGTTTCCCCTACTCCTGCTTATTTGATCGTGCTCGGTTATTCTATCGGAGGAGTGATCCGGGGAGTCTTAGTCGGAGCCATCGTAACAGTGGTATCCCTATTCTTTACGGAGCTCAGACTTTACAGCGTAACAATAGTTGTGATCACAGTGGCGCTTTCCGCTCTTATGTTTTCCATGGGGGGATTCTTGAACGCACTTTATGCCAAGAAGTTCGACGATGTGACCATCATTCCTACTTTCATACTGACACCTCTCACCTATTTGGGCGGGATCTTCTATTCCATCAAGATGCTCCCGGAAAGCTGGCAGATCGTTTCTAAATTCAACCCGATCCTCTACATGGTGAATGCCTTTCGCTACGGATTTTTAGGGGTGAGCGATATAGATCCCGTGGAAGCGATCGGACTTCTTATCCTCGGAACGATCCTACTCTATTCTATCTCCGTCTATTTATTAAGTAAGGGCTTTGGTACTAGAACATGA
- a CDS encoding ABC transporter ATP-binding protein yields MNKALEIKNLVKTYAGGVQALKGIDLTVDEGDFFALLGPNGAGKSTTIGILSSLVNKTSGSVKIFDADIDTQVTLAKSYIGVVPQEFNFNIFEKVEHIVVNQGGYYGLPRKVALERAHNYLSQLGLYEKRLEGAGRLSGGMKRRLMIARALVHNPRILILDEPTAGVDIEFRRSLWDFLVKLNESGITIILTTHYLEEAENLCKKIAIIDQGKIVENTSMKELLVKLDTQIFILDLKDPISVPLNLNGFRLNRIDDLTLEVEVNKHNSLNELFQLLDKSGIQISSMRNKSNRLEELFLKLVEKKL; encoded by the coding sequence ATGAATAAAGCATTAGAGATAAAGAATTTGGTGAAGACCTACGCTGGGGGAGTGCAGGCCTTAAAGGGAATAGATCTGACCGTGGACGAGGGGGATTTCTTCGCTCTACTAGGTCCGAACGGGGCGGGAAAATCGACTACGATCGGTATCCTAAGCTCCTTGGTAAACAAGACCTCGGGTTCCGTGAAGATCTTCGACGCAGATATAGATACCCAAGTTACATTAGCAAAATCTTATATAGGTGTGGTTCCCCAGGAATTTAATTTCAACATCTTCGAAAAGGTGGAGCATATCGTAGTTAACCAAGGCGGTTACTATGGACTACCTCGAAAGGTTGCACTGGAGAGAGCTCATAATTATCTAAGCCAACTTGGTCTCTACGAAAAACGTCTAGAAGGAGCAGGTAGACTCTCCGGAGGAATGAAACGTAGGCTTATGATCGCAAGAGCCCTGGTTCATAATCCGAGGATTCTCATCTTAGATGAGCCTACTGCGGGAGTAGATATCGAATTCAGACGTTCTCTTTGGGATTTTCTAGTCAAACTGAATGAGTCCGGGATCACGATCATTCTAACGACGCATTATCTGGAAGAAGCGGAAAATCTCTGCAAGAAAATAGCCATCATAGACCAAGGAAAGATCGTGGAGAATACTTCGATGAAGGAACTCTTGGTCAAATTAGATACTCAGATCTTCATACTGGATCTGAAGGATCCTATCTCTGTTCCTCTCAATCTGAACGGTTTTCGCTTGAACCGGATCGACGATCTCACATTAGAAGTGGAAGTAAATAAGCATAATTCCTTAAACGAGCTCTTCCAGTTATTGGATAAGAGCGGAATACAGATCTCCAGTATGAGAAACAAATCCAACCGTTTAGAGGAACTGTTCCTGAAACTTGTGGAGAAGAAACTATGA
- a CDS encoding dihydrolipoyl dehydrogenase encodes MKKYDMLVIGSGGGTKLVTPPSKLGYKVAILEKESLGGTCLNRGCIPSKMVIYPAEILALAKEASRFQLDIPGPRTVDFKALIERVSATVDADSASILPAYEKNPNIDLYPYEGRFLEDKVVQVNGERLTADRIFIAAGCRPSIPEIPGLAGTPYMTSREALRRTDLPNRLLVIGGGYIGLELGFAYSAFGSKTTFLVRNRMLSHEDKDIVDGFEKAFSKREDVRLGTIVKKVEYKNGIFTLDCSDANGNFTIEGDALLVATGIKPNTDWLDLQNTSIQTDEKGYIKTNEYLETTAPGVYALGDIIGRYFFRHSVNFEGEFLFQSLYVDKVRTPVEYPPVPHAVFTHPQVAAVGKTEQELIREGTQYISAINPYSSSATGMARLSEDQFVKILVSPKTRKILGAHIIGDEASNLIHLFILLMTMGGTLEDLLKMIYVHPALPEIARNAARKAREILSV; translated from the coding sequence ATGAAAAAATACGATATGCTCGTCATCGGTTCCGGTGGCGGGACCAAACTTGTCACTCCTCCTTCTAAGCTAGGGTATAAGGTTGCCATCCTAGAAAAAGAAAGCTTAGGAGGGACCTGCCTGAATCGAGGTTGCATTCCTTCTAAGATGGTCATCTATCCTGCAGAGATCCTGGCTCTCGCAAAGGAAGCCTCTCGATTTCAATTGGATATCCCTGGTCCTCGCACTGTGGATTTCAAAGCTCTGATCGAAAGAGTCTCTGCTACCGTAGATGCGGATTCTGCTAGTATCCTTCCCGCGTATGAGAAAAATCCGAATATAGATCTGTATCCGTACGAAGGTAGATTTCTAGAAGATAAGGTAGTCCAAGTAAACGGGGAACGACTCACAGCGGATCGTATCTTTATCGCCGCAGGTTGTAGACCGAGTATTCCGGAGATTCCCGGTCTTGCCGGAACTCCTTATATGACAAGCAGAGAGGCCTTAAGAAGAACCGATCTTCCCAATCGACTTCTTGTGATCGGTGGTGGTTATATCGGATTAGAACTCGGTTTTGCCTATTCGGCTTTCGGCTCTAAGACAACTTTCCTAGTTCGAAATAGGATGCTTTCTCATGAAGATAAGGATATCGTAGATGGTTTTGAAAAAGCATTCTCCAAGAGAGAGGATGTAAGGCTCGGTACGATTGTAAAGAAAGTAGAATATAAGAACGGTATCTTCACTCTAGACTGTTCGGATGCAAATGGCAATTTTACGATCGAAGGAGATGCTCTCTTAGTCGCCACTGGGATCAAACCGAATACGGATTGGCTGGACCTGCAAAACACAAGTATCCAAACCGATGAGAAAGGATATATCAAGACGAACGAATATTTGGAAACGACCGCTCCCGGAGTGTACGCATTAGGAGATATTATTGGAAGATACTTCTTCAGACATTCTGTGAATTTTGAAGGAGAGTTCTTATTTCAGTCCCTCTACGTGGACAAGGTTAGAACTCCGGTCGAATATCCTCCTGTACCTCACGCAGTATTCACACATCCCCAGGTGGCTGCCGTGGGAAAAACAGAACAGGAATTGATCCGAGAAGGAACCCAATATATTTCCGCAATCAATCCGTATTCGAGTAGTGCCACAGGAATGGCGAGACTCTCCGAGGATCAGTTCGTAAAGATCCTAGTCAGTCCGAAGACTAGAAAGATCCTAGGAGCGCATATCATTGGGGACGAGGCTTCCAATTTAATCCATCTTTTTATACTCCTAATGACCATGGGTGGGACTCTAGAGGACTTGCTTAAGATGATATATGTTCATCCTGCATTGCCGGAAATCGCAAGAAATGCGGCAAGAAAGGCGAGAGAAATCTTAAGTGTCTAA
- a CDS encoding hydroxyacylglutathione hydrolase family protein: MLEVVRIYTSSPLRNFSYLVHQSDTQETLCIDPFESSQISHALSAKGWDLQYILNTHEHHDHISGNEGLIREFGAEVLAHPNAMSRIPGATRSLQEKERLLSNLDSSSYLEIFYTPGHTFAHLCLLQMEKEIPHAVFTGDTVFNSGVGNCKNGGDPETLYNTIRERFETLPGSVRLYPGHDYFKNNLRFSLHIDPANQAAKTALSRVESLKENEEFWTTSFSEERTFSPFFLAFHPEEDLVRGIKKSIGNESIPSDPKSLFLALRSLRDKW, encoded by the coding sequence ATGTTAGAAGTCGTTAGGATCTATACGAGTAGCCCTCTTCGGAATTTTTCCTATCTAGTCCATCAATCGGACACCCAAGAAACTCTCTGCATCGATCCCTTTGAATCATCTCAAATCTCTCATGCCCTTTCCGCTAAAGGCTGGGACTTACAGTACATCCTAAATACTCATGAACACCATGATCATATTTCGGGAAATGAGGGTCTCATTCGTGAGTTCGGAGCAGAAGTGCTCGCCCACCCGAATGCAATGTCTAGGATCCCGGGCGCCACTCGATCCTTACAGGAGAAGGAAAGACTTTTGAGCAACCTGGACTCTTCTTCTTATTTAGAGATCTTTTATACACCGGGACATACATTTGCTCACCTTTGCCTTCTACAAATGGAAAAAGAAATTCCGCATGCGGTCTTTACGGGAGACACTGTATTCAATTCAGGTGTGGGCAACTGCAAGAACGGAGGGGATCCGGAGACTCTATACAATACGATCCGAGAGAGATTCGAAACTCTTCCCGGTTCCGTTAGACTGTATCCGGGCCATGATTATTTTAAGAACAATCTTCGCTTTAGTTTGCATATCGACCCAGCAAATCAGGCCGCCAAAACCGCTCTCTCTAGAGTCGAATCTCTGAAAGAGAACGAAGAATTTTGGACCACTTCCTTTTCGGAAGAAAGAACATTCAGTCCCTTCTTCTTAGCGTTCCATCCAGAAGAAGATCTTGTGCGAGGAATTAAAAAATCGATCGGGAATGAGTCCATTCCCTCCGATCCGAAATCACTCTTTCTTGCACTCAGATCTCTTCGAGATAAATGGTAA
- a CDS encoding STAS domain-containing protein — protein sequence MEGFQTDVSLENGACIVKIQGNVSLKNAFALKELIIRQFDEGHKDIILDFEGDVYLDSSGIGAIFNTQKYVMERHGHLKLRNLSRDVMTILRIANLDKHLDIIQ from the coding sequence TTGGAAGGTTTTCAGACAGATGTGTCTTTAGAGAACGGAGCTTGCATAGTCAAGATCCAGGGGAATGTCAGTCTCAAAAACGCATTCGCCTTAAAAGAACTCATCATCCGACAGTTCGACGAGGGGCATAAGGATATCATCCTTGATTTCGAAGGCGACGTATATCTGGATTCTTCCGGTATCGGGGCCATCTTCAATACCCAAAAGTATGTGATGGAAAGACATGGTCATCTCAAACTGAGAAATCTAAGTAGGGATGTAATGACCATTTTAAGGATCGCTAATCTGGACAAGCATCTGGATATTATCCAGTAA